From Zingiber officinale cultivar Zhangliang chromosome 5B, Zo_v1.1, whole genome shotgun sequence, the proteins below share one genomic window:
- the LOC121984037 gene encoding autophagy-related protein 8C-like: MSKSCFKLEHPLERRQAEAARIREKYPDRIPVIVEKAERSDIPDIDKKKYLVPADLTVGQFVYVVRKRIKLSAEKAIFIFVKNSLPPTAAMMSAIYEENKDEDGFLYMTYSGENTFGSL, from the exons AAAGGAGACAAGCAGAAGCTGCTCGTATCAGGGAGAAATACCCTGATAGAATTCCT GTGATTGTGGAGAAAGCTGAGAGAAGTGACATACCAGACATTGACAAAAAGAA GTATCTGGTTCCTGCTGATCTCACAGTCGGGCAGTTTGTTTACGTGGTACGCAAGAGGATCAAGCTCAGCGCCGAGAAGGCAATTTTCATCTTTGTGAAGAATTCCCTGCCGCCCACAG CTGCTATGATGTCTGCGATCTATGAGGAGAATAAAGACGAGGATGGTTTCCTTTACATGACTTACAGTGGAGAGAACACATTTGGCTCTTTGTGA